In the bacterium genome, AGCCGTAGAGGCTCTGGTCGACCACATTGAAGGTGGCGGAGATCGCGTTGGGCGCGAAAGTTGAATTCACCAGGTCACCCGGCTCGTGGATCACAATGGTGGCGGACTGCGCATCGAGCGATTGTTTCAGACGGTCGCAGACGATCTCGATCTGATCCCGTCCCTCACGCGCGCGCAACCGCCCACCGTAATCGTTGCGGGCGACGTCATCCGAAGAACCCGGGGCGTCGAAGCGCTCGTAGTAGCGCTCGAAGTCCTCGGCGCCGAAATCGAAGAAGGAGGGAAAGTCCTCCGGCTGCGCGACGTCCACCTCGAGATCCTCCGCGATGACCGGCAGGCCCACCGTCACGACGACGTTCAGGGCCTCGGCCAGCCGCTCGCCCTCGGCCGTCTGCTTCTCGCCCCCGATCCGCAAGCAGAGATTGAGGAGCTGGAGCCAGCTGTCGCCCAGGTCATTGGCGTAGAGCGGGAACGAGGTCCTTCGCGAGAGGAACACCTTCCGGCTCGGGATCTCCGGGTCGGGGAGCAGCTGCGGCTTCCTCTCCGGCGCCAGAAGCGGGAGCCCCTGGATCCCCTCGCCCAGGCCGGGCAGCGATCGGCCGCGCCAGTCCAGCAGCTTCACGTCGCGCCGCAGCGTATCCACCGCATCCGCGTCGATCTCCTCGCAGAGCCGCCCTCGACCGCCCGCGATGGCACCTTCGGCGTCGAGCCCGTCCTGCCAGAGCGCCAGCAACGCCTCTCCCGCGATCCTGAGATCGTCGCCGCAGAGGACGAGATGGCGAATGTTGGGATGCAGGTGGAGCCCTCGCAGCAGCCACTCCAGGTCCGATCGGGATTCCAGTGGCGCGACGAACGCGACTCGCTGCTCGTCGAGCGCCTGGAGCATCGGGGCGCGGTCCGCGAATGCGCCGCAGAGGACGAGGTCGCCTGCCTCGACGTTGGCGAGCTCGAGCTTCTTCAGATGATCCGACTGCCAGGTATGTACCATTTCGATTCTCCGGACGGAGGGTTCGGCCCCGCCTACGAAGCGGGTTTGCAGAATGCCCGAATGAACTGACGCTGGAGCCGATCGAGGACTTCGTCGTGGGGCGCCGTCATGCCCTGCTCGACCCAATGGATGAGCTCGACCTGCTTGAGCGCGAGCATCTTTCGCACCAGCAGCTCGGGGTCCTCGTCGACGTAGATGCCCTCGGCGACGCCGCGCTCGAAGAGACCGCGCGGAACCGAGGCGCCCTCGTCCCAGAGCGCGGCACCGCCGGGAAACGCCGCGAAGTCGGACGCCCAGCCGAAGCCGGCCCGGCAGCACATGCGCAGAAAGTCCGGCCGTTCGAGGAAGTACTCCGCACCGAGCCGCACGACAGCGAGGTGGCTCGCGAGGGTGTCCTGCTCGGAGTCACGCGCTGCGCGGATACAGTCCATGAACTCGCGCATCC is a window encoding:
- a CDS encoding TetR/AcrR family transcriptional regulator gives rise to the protein MKEERQSIYRRAIIEAAERVFAEKGADGSRMNEIAAKAGISLGTLYGVIEGKASLVAGIHARRMREFMDCIRAARDSEQDTLASHLAVVRLGAEYFLERPDFLRMCCRAGFGWASDFAAFPGGAALWDEGASVPRGLFERGVAEGIYVDEDPELLVRKMLALKQVELIHWVEQGMTAPHDEVLDRLQRQFIRAFCKPAS